The following proteins are encoded in a genomic region of Arachis stenosperma cultivar V10309 chromosome 4, arast.V10309.gnm1.PFL2, whole genome shotgun sequence:
- the LOC130976866 gene encoding uncharacterized protein LOC130976866, which produces MSSKSPDPQHFSDYGFDPQINYLQVLEEAMKHKRDTSSSSSRSIDSIHFKLQKPISKDHDSRTSRLHKPAKKKRWWRNALFFFKFRWAHHHHNINNVNDVHQARARAFRASMSGPVYLTESRSGSSSPYYRTARRPSSGPLAGTMMPPAKGDVETPYLSLRDLNMEQQQLQQRVSTSAKPIYLVT; this is translated from the exons ATGTCTAGCAAGTCCCCAGACCCTCAACATTTCAGTGACTATGGCTTTGACCCTCAAATCAACTATCTCCAA GTTTTGGAGGAAGCCATGAAGCACAAGCGTGAcacatcttcatcttcatcaagatccatagactcCATACACTTCAAGCTTCAAAAGCCCATTTCCAAGGATCATGACTCAAGGACCAGCAGGCTTCACAAGCCCGCCAAGAAGAAGCGCTGGTGGAGAAATgccctcttcttcttcaagttcAGGTGGGCCCACCACCACCATAACATCAACAACGTTAATGATGTTCACCAGGCCCGGGCCAGGGCCTTCAGGGCCTCAATGTCAGGCCCGGTGTACTTGACGGAGAGCAGAAGCGGGTCCTCCTCCCCTTACTACCGTACTGCCAGGCGGCCGTCCTCTGGGCCCCTGGCCGGAACCATGATGCCGCCGGCGAAGGGTGACGTGGAAACACCTTACCTGAGCCTGAGGGACCTGAACATGGAGCAGCAACAACTCCAACAGAGGGTGTCCACCTCAGCCAAGCCCATATACTTGGTCacgtaa